One Dermacentor silvarum isolate Dsil-2018 chromosome 10, BIME_Dsil_1.4, whole genome shotgun sequence genomic window carries:
- the LOC119466495 gene encoding zinc finger protein 319, translated as MIAVAVKNDTISSRYALEVVDDTRELVSMRERALGGLGLEPDTREQPMLHGIDLHSLPVYLSSTDLEEQDTLSSVPVTNAMSARLSETAGPPALTQRPRLSLGGGEGLPPGILRHQCRFCPYASRHRGSLVLHERVHTGERPFRCHLCSRGFAHRSHVVRHLRTHTGERPFRCPLCPAAFSQRSNVKVHLRSHGLHAGGNRQSRPADTNGATQQAPTLHL; from the exons ATGATAGCGGTGGCTGTAAAAAATGATACCATCTCCTCCAGGTATGCCTTGGAGGTAGTAGATGACACTCGGGAACTTGTGAGCATGCGAGAGCGTGCGCTTGGAG GATTGGGCCTGGAGCCAGATACACGGGAACAGCCAATGCTTCATGGCATTGATCTTCATTCCCTGCCAGTGTACCTGTCATCGACGGATCTGGAGGAACAGGACACCCTGTCTTCTGTGCCTGTCACCAATGCCATGAGTGCGAGGCTCTCAGAAACAG CAGGCCCACCCGCATTGACACAAAGGCCTCGGCTGTCCCTGGGAGGCGGTGAAGGGTTGCCACCGGGAATCTTGCGGCACCAGTGTCGCTTCTGCCCGTACGCATCGCGGCACCGGGGCAGCCTGGTGCTGCACGAGCGGGTGCACACGGGCGAGCGGCCGTTTCGGTGCCACCTGTGCAGCCGTGGCTTCGCGCACCGTTCGCACGTGGTGcgccacctgcgcacccacaccgGGGAGCGACCCTTCCGGTGCCCGCTCTGCCCGGCCGCCTTCTCGCAGCGCAGCAACGTCAAGGTGCACCTGCGCTCGCATGGCCTGCACGCTGGCGGCAATCGCCAGTCACGGCCAGCCGACACCAACGGCGCAACGCAACAGGCGCCCACACTCCACCTCTGA